The Nostoc sp. NIES-3756 DNA window GACCGAGTAGTTTTGTTTAGTGGTGATGGAGATTTTGAAAGAGCAATTGAGTTATTACGTTCTAAAAATACACATATCACAGTAGTCTCAACAGAAGGAATGATAGCTAGAGAATTACGTAATGCTACGGACAGATATATAGACTTAAATGATATTAGAGACCGAATAGAAAAAGCTGAAGGTTAATAGCTAGAGCAATTATTTACAAAATTAAAACTACAAAAACTTAGTTCCTAGATATTTAAAGCAAAAAGTCCCACTAAACAAACAAAATAACCAAAATGACAACTAATCCAGAAAGAATCATTATTTTTGATACAACACTGCGAGATGGTGAACAGTGTCCAGGTGCAACACTCAACATAGATGAAAAATTAGCGATCGCTAAACAATTAGCCAGATTAGGTGTAGATATAATTGAAGCTGGTTTTGCTTTCGCCAGCCCTGGAGATTTTGAAGCTGTTCATAAAATTGCCCAAACTGTCGGGACAGAAACAGGCCCCGTCATTTGTAGTTTGGCTAGGGCAAGGCATGATGATATTAAAGCCGCAGCCGAGGCAATAAAACCAGCCGCTAAAGGTAGAATCCACACCTTTATTGCCACCTCTGATATTCACCTCAAGTACAAGCTCAAAAAAACCAGACCAGAAGTGATTGCAATCGCCGAGGAAATGGTAGCTTATGCTAAGAGTTTCACCGATGATGTGGAATTTTCCCCAGAAGATGCGGGACGTTCCGATCCAGAATTTTTGTATCAGGTATTAGAGAGAGCGATCGCCGCAGGTGCAACAACAATTAACATTCCCGATACTGTTGGTTACACCACACCTAGCGAATTTGGCGCAATAATTAAGGGCATCAAAGAAAATGTCCCCAACATCGACCAAGCAATTATTTCCGTTCACGGACACAACGATTTAGGCTTGGCAGTTGCCAACTTCTTAGAAGCAGTAAAAAATGGTGCAAGACAGTTAGAATGTACCATCAATGGCATAGGTGAACGGGCAGGAAATGCCGCCTTAGAAGAATTAGTCATGGCGTTACATGTGCGCCGCCAGTATTTTAACCCCTTCTTAGGTAGACAAGCAAATTCCGAAGAACCCCTGACAAATATCGACACCAAGCAAATCTATAAAACCTCCCGCTTGGTTTCTAACTTAACAGGAATGTTAGTCCAACCTAATAAAGCAATTGTTGGCGCTAACGCCTTTGCCCATGAATCAGGTATTCACCAAGATGGGGTATTAAAAAATAAACTCACCTACGAAATTATGGATGCCCAATTGATTGGCTTAACAGACAATCAAATAGTTTTGGGTAAACATTCTGGGCGAAATGCTTTCCGTACCCGCTTGAAAGAATTAGGCTTTGAACTATCAGAAACCGAACTCAATAAAGCCTTTGTCAGATTTAAAGAAGTTGCTGACAAAAAGAAAGAAATTTCTGATTGGGACTTGGAAGCAATTGTCAACGATGAAATTCAACAAGCACCCGATTTATTCCGCGTAGAATTAGTACAAGTTTCCTGCGGTAGCAACGCCCGTCCCACCGCAACCGTCACACTGCGTACCCCAGACGGCGAAGAACTCACAGACGCAGCCATTGGTACAGGGCCAGTAGACGCGGTGTATAAAGCAATTAACCGTGTAGTGAACGTACCCAACCAATTGATTGAATTTTCTGTGCAGTCAGTAACAGCCGGAATAGATGCAATTGGCGAAGTTACCATCCGCCTACGGTATGAATCAAGAGTCTTTTCCGGTCATGCAGCTAACACAGATATCATAGTTGCTTCGGCCCAAGCTTACGTTAACGCCTTAAATCGTCTATACGCAGCCTTGCAGACTCAAGACAAGCAAACAGAAGTCACTGCATAGACACGAAACAAAACCCAACTCATTGGCGAGTTGGGTTTAATTTTTGCAAAAATCATACGCTTCTACCAATGAAGTTCTACAAATATCATGCTCTGGGTAACGACTACTTAACCTGAGTTCGGGATAAGTTGAAAAGCTGATGCTCACGTTGGCTACAACACCTATTCTTTCGTGGAAAGAATAAGAAAATAGCCTTAACCCGAACTGACGTTACTTAGTAATTAATCACCAGGATTTATTATTTGCACTTACCCCGGAAATAATTAAGATAATCTGCGAGCGCAATTTTGGCATTGGCTCTGATGGTATTCTTTTGGGGCCGTTACCATCAGAAAAAGCACAATTCGCTTTACGCATTTTCAACCCAGACGGCAGTGAAGCAGAAAAAAGTGGTAATGGACTGCGAATTTTCTCCCGTTACTTATGGGATATAGAACTAGTTGACGACAAACCTTTCTCAATTGAAACCTTAGGTGGAATAGTTCAATCCGTTATTCAAGATGCGGGGAAAACAGTTCAAGTAGAAATGGGAAAAGTTAGCTTTTGGAGTAGTGATATTCCAGTATTGGGAGATAAGCGAGAAGTAATTCAAGAATCAATTAGTATTGGCGATGAAACTTGTATATTTTGTGCAGCAACAATTGGCAACCCACATTGTGTAATTCTCTTAACAGAAGTTAATGCCGACATTGCTAAAAAGTATGGGTCAATATTAGAAACTCATCCCTTTTTTCCCAACCGAACTAATGTTCAATTCCTGAAAGTTATTGATAGGAATACCATTCAAATTGAAATTTGGGAAAGAGGCGCTGGCTATACTCTCGCTTCAGGTAGCAGCAGTAGTGCGGCGGCGGCTGTCGCCCATAAATTAGGTTTGTGTGATGCTTCTATTACGGTAAAAATGCCTGGGGGAGAAATATTAATTCAAGTAAACGATGATTTTAAAATTTCTATGACGGGTTCTGTAACTAAGGTAGCCCAAGGTGAATTATCAGCAGAAGTATTTTCGCTATAAATCTCTACGATTTAGATAAGAATAATTAAGCCAACACGAAAGAATGTGCAACTTAGATGCGTGAGAGTTTACATTAGCAACCTTTGAAGCATTGGTTTGATGTCGGGAAGCATCATTACCAAATTGACAGTTGTTCGGGAGAAATCGAAAGTAAAAAATTTATTATTGTCGATACCGAATAAACTAGGAAATGTATTTGAAAGATTATTCACCCCATCGTGAATCGTACTTAAATCAACTACAGTATTGCCTCCTAGTACAGTCTCCGCTTGGCTTAGAGTTAGTTCATATAAAAATATACTTTTATCACCTAGAAACAAACCAGAAATTCTTGTTTGAGCCATTGTTTTATTCCTTAATATGAACATTTTTTGCAAAGGAATCCAATAACGCACCCATCTGCCTCAATTTAAAACAGTAGGCGTTTGATCTGCTTCAATTTCTTAAAACCAAATCAGGGTGCGTTATTACTGCAAATTATGGAAACCTGCTGCGGATATGAATCGGCTAAAGTTGTTTAGTTATTGTCAGAAAATAATATTAGAAGCAATATTTTACAAGTTTGATTAAATTAATTTTTGAGCTTTTATTTTCTAACACTAACTAAAATTGCTAGCCAAAATCCAGAGATTAAATCGACTAAAGGCTGAGATTAGTTGAATTTCGCATCTCTGACATAAGAGAGGTAACTCCGTACATCAATAACATAACCCCGGCGGTTAGTGCAAGTACTCCGATAGAATTAGATGAGTTTTGACCGCCACTAATAGTAGCAGATTCTGTGTGAGAGATTTCGCTGAATAATTCGTTATTGTTGAGCGCGATAAATTGCATCATATTGTGTAATTCATAATCAAAGGGTTAACAATGACATGGTAATTTTTCATAGCGAAAAAGTACGCACATCTTTTCCAGCCACATCTTACATTTCTGTGGTGTGTCAGGAGTAATGGTGTGTCAAGAGTAATTTTAGGCAAAATATTTTCGTAAGTCACTTCTGAAAGTGGTAATATTTTAAATAAACATTTAGTTCTAATACAATGTCATAAAAAGCCTATGAGATGGAGAGCGATCGCACCAATAAAAAATCTGACTGCTATTGAAAACAAAACAACCAGCAACATCTGAGAAAATTACTGAAGCAATCGTTAAATAGTAGAGTGTAAATTCAAAAATATTGCATCTACTACTGTTTATGAATCCTCACAAAACAACAGCTTGGGAAGAAGTTCGCACTACCTTTAAAAAAATTTGGGGTTATGAAGATTTCCGTCCGCCGCAAGGGGAAATTGTTAGCAGTTTATTATCCCAAAAAGATGCACTAATTATTATGCCTACTGGGGGCGGTAAATCAATTTGTTTCCAACTACCTGCATTGCTACAAACAGGTTTGACTTTGGTAGTTTCCCCTTTGGTAGCGTTAATGGAAAATCAAGTGCAAGAACTACACCAACGCCAGCAAAAAGCCGCATTACTGCACAGTGAATTATCAACATCTCAACGCCGTGCAACACTGCAAGCATTAGAGAAACAACAGCTAAGATTACTATACCTATCTCCCGAAACATTACTAAGTCCGCCAGTTTGGGAAAGATTATGTCAGCCGCAATTGCAAATCAACGGCATAATCTTAGATGAAGCCCATTGTTTAGTGCAGTGGGGTGAAACCTTTCGCCCAGCTTACCGCAGATTAGGGGCTGTTAGACCAGCATTACTTAAACATAAGCCACCTGGAACCAAAATCAGCATCGCCGCATTTACCGCCACAGCAGACCCCGTAGCGCAAAAAACTATTCAAACAGTTTTACAATTACAACAACCAGAAGTATTCCGCCTCAATCCTTATCGTCCTAATTTGCAGCCTACCGTCCGCATCGCATGGACACCTAGAGGTAGAAAACAGCAATTAATCAAATTTATCCAAAATCGACCCCAACAGACTGGCTTAATTTACGTCCGCACAAGGCGAGATAGTGAAGATTTAGCAGCTTGGTTGTCACAGATGGGTTACGCCACAGCTAGTTATCATGCGGGTTTAGGTGCGACAGAACGCCGGGAAGTAGAAAATCAATGGTTAGGTGGAAAAATACCCTTTGTGGTGTGTACCTGTGCTTTTGGGATGGGGATAAACAAACCTGATGTGCGGTGGGTTCTCCACTATCATGCGCCGCACCTATTATCTGAATATGTGCAAGAAATTGGGCGTGCGGGACGAGATGGTAAACCAGCCGAGGCGCTGACATTGGTGAGTGAACCTACAGGGTGGTTAGATTCTGAGGATAAACAAAGGCAAGAATTTTTTCAGGAAAAAATGCGATCGCAACAACAAAAAGCCCAGCAATTAATCAAAAAATTACCACAACAAGGTGAAATTAACGCTGTAACTAAACAATTTCACTCTAGTAATTAGTCATTAGTCATTAGTCATTGGTCATTGGTCATTGCCTTTACCAATTCCCTAAACAGTAACCTTGCTCCAATCGCCGCAATTTTCATTCTCACCAGTTTGATGGGCCGTCCGGCTGCCTTTTCTGTCAGCAACTTTTCACTCAAGGTTTGAGTAATTTCGTTTTTTGAACGACATTGTTTAGGCTCAAGAATGGTGTACACCCACTGCCATAGGGCTTTTCTACACAAGTCAGAACCACCAACTACTTTAGTTCTGCGCTTATCGCCGGATGCCTCCAGGCTGGGAGCAACTCCCAAAGCTTTCTGAAATCTCCTCAGCGATAAGTGGCGTTTAGTGGGTTTTTTCGAGTTACGACCCTTGCGGATTCTGACTTCGGGTTTACCGTCTTCCCCTAAAAATCCTGACAATGGGTAAATTTGGGAGATGATAACAGCCGTTAGTCTCTGACCAAACGCGAACCTGTGGAAAACTTCACGGTATGGCTCAAACCTAGCATCAGCAAGCAATTTCTTTAACTCTTGCTCTATGGCGATTTCTTCACGTTGCAAGTTACACAAGCGCTGCGCGTGGTAACGTACCGTGTCTGTAATGCCTAGTCCAGCCGTCTTTTCATACAATCGCTCGTACCGCTTGCTTTTACGTTCACCAGCTAACCAACCCCACAGTAAAGGCACTTCAGCCCCGTCAAATCTCCGTTTTGACTTAACTAAAGCAACTTCAGGGAACTGCCACGCCAGGTCTTGACGGATTCGGTTAATGATTGGCGACTGTACACGGTTAAGGTGACACAGCCGCAAAACTAACTCACGGATTTTTACGATCGTAAAATCTCGAATTTGTACAAATCGACTTTGATCAGCGTGATAATCAAAGTAGTAGCAAGCCAGGGCTAACGAATCAGCATCATCATCCTTGTCTGGTAAAGCTAGGTGTGAGGCGCGGTAGTTTTTTAATTCTTTATGCCCCACTAACCGCACTTCAACCCCAGAACGGGCTAAATGTGTACCCCAAAGTTTAGAGTAATTTGAGCCGGTCGGCTCCATGAGTGCTATGTCAGCGTTAAGTGCCAGCAGTGATTTAATTCCGGCGCTGTCGGCACTGAACCGATAGAACTGACATTCATAATAAAATTGACGTGGTAAAGCTGGCTTCTCTGTTAAAAGACAAGCCGAAACTGAGGACTTGCTTACATCAAGTCCCAGAACTCTAATCATTAAGTTGTCCTCCTGGGTGGTTCCTTTTTATGTCCCTGGTGCAAAGCCTACGAATCACCCGTAAGCCGGAAAGCTTCATTCACTCTCAAGGCAGTGCCAGCAGTTGCAGCTGCTGGCGCACAGGGATAGACAGTCACGAACCAATAACCGAGCTTAGGAAATTGTGAAAGCCAAAAAGCTTGATTCCTGATAAAAGCCCTAAGTTACTGGTGAGGGCGCTGTGCGGCGTGATTTGGACTCATACCGCGACGTGACACGGGTCACGTTTCGCCGGCGAGTCAGTCCGGCTCATCAGGCAGTGAATTACTAATTTTGCTGTTGTAAAAATTCGATTGCATCATTGATAATTTCAGTTTTTTTAGCATCATCTAATTCGTAGTCAGTCATAGAAACTATGAAGTATTGTTCCTGTCTAAATGTCATAGTTAAATGTCTGATATACATAGCTGGATAACCAGCCATTCCCGGAAATACTTGTTCTTTCAACACTAAATTTTCGGGGTTTTGTGTTACATCCGGTATAGAAAAACCGTGTTTATTGTCCATCTGTAAATCGTGATAAGCAAGATATTTCATAAATTAAAAACCTTCAAGAATACTAGTCTTGGGGGACGATGCCCCCTCATCAAAAGGGATATTATCTGGGTCAGGTTCTTGATTGCCAGTTAAGTTATTTTTCTCGGCTTTGAGTTGTTCTAGTTCCTGTTGAAGTTGCCTAACTTCTTGCCTAAGTTCTTTAGACTCAATCATTAAGTCATATCTTTCTTTAGCCTTACGCTCTACCAATTCGACTAGAGAGACAATGGCAGTTTCTACGTCTTCACCTGGGGCAAGTTCAGCGCCTAGATGTAACCGTCTGCTTTCGTAATTTCCTAAGTTGATAACTCTCTCGCAAGATATTGTCTTGATTTCCATAGTTTGTGATATTTTTTACAACGTAATTCCAGACTGATAATTATGTTGTGCGATCGCAATTGGTGATTTTTTGCGATCGCAATTTTTCAATTTTGACTATCCTTCTGTATCCACTCCTCAATCAATGCCCTAGCAGAGTAATAATTACCCGGCAAGCCAGGGATGTTTTTGGCGCACCAATCGACCGAGCGGCCAGCATCAAGGGCAGATTTTACGGCCGTTCTGGGGTCGGAAATAGCCCCCCCTGTCGCGGTAGTTTCGGGCTGAAACCCTTGATTTTGCGTGGTTTTTTCCGGTTTTTGCGATTCGGCTTGTAACTGGCTTTGTAACTGGTCAACTACTGAATAGTTACTATCCATGCGGCCAGCTACAACTGGTAAGGAACCGGGTTTCCAGTTTGACAAGTCGGGAACTCGCGCAGGTTGTCGGTCAACCATGCAGCAACGAAACCCTTGTGAAACCAACTCATTAAGGACAGCAGAATAATAAAGATATTCGTCACTGTCCTTCCGGTACTGGTTTCTTAACCCCTTACAGTAGTCCAAAGCGAAGTCACCAAAGCGCACTGTAGTAAAGCATTCCTCTAAATCGCTTTCCCCTTCTAACC harbors:
- a CDS encoding 2-isopropylmalate synthase; translated protein: MTTNPERIIIFDTTLRDGEQCPGATLNIDEKLAIAKQLARLGVDIIEAGFAFASPGDFEAVHKIAQTVGTETGPVICSLARARHDDIKAAAEAIKPAAKGRIHTFIATSDIHLKYKLKKTRPEVIAIAEEMVAYAKSFTDDVEFSPEDAGRSDPEFLYQVLERAIAAGATTINIPDTVGYTTPSEFGAIIKGIKENVPNIDQAIISVHGHNDLGLAVANFLEAVKNGARQLECTINGIGERAGNAALEELVMALHVRRQYFNPFLGRQANSEEPLTNIDTKQIYKTSRLVSNLTGMLVQPNKAIVGANAFAHESGIHQDGVLKNKLTYEIMDAQLIGLTDNQIVLGKHSGRNAFRTRLKELGFELSETELNKAFVRFKEVADKKKEISDWDLEAIVNDEIQQAPDLFRVELVQVSCGSNARPTATVTLRTPDGEELTDAAIGTGPVDAVYKAINRVVNVPNQLIEFSVQSVTAGIDAIGEVTIRLRYESRVFSGHAANTDIIVASAQAYVNALNRLYAALQTQDKQTEVTA
- the dapF gene encoding diaminopimelate epimerase is translated as MNHQDLLFALTPEIIKIICERNFGIGSDGILLGPLPSEKAQFALRIFNPDGSEAEKSGNGLRIFSRYLWDIELVDDKPFSIETLGGIVQSVIQDAGKTVQVEMGKVSFWSSDIPVLGDKREVIQESISIGDETCIFCAATIGNPHCVILLTEVNADIAKKYGSILETHPFFPNRTNVQFLKVIDRNTIQIEIWERGAGYTLASGSSSSAAAAVAHKLGLCDASITVKMPGGEILIQVNDDFKISMTGSVTKVAQGELSAEVFSL
- a CDS encoding IS110 family transposase, whose protein sequence is MIRVLGLDVSKSSVSACLLTEKPALPRQFYYECQFYRFSADSAGIKSLLALNADIALMEPTGSNYSKLWGTHLARSGVEVRLVGHKELKNYRASHLALPDKDDDADSLALACYYFDYHADQSRFVQIRDFTIVKIRELVLRLCHLNRVQSPIINRIRQDLAWQFPEVALVKSKRRFDGAEVPLLWGWLAGERKSKRYERLYEKTAGLGITDTVRYHAQRLCNLQREEIAIEQELKKLLADARFEPYREVFHRFAFGQRLTAVIISQIYPLSGFLGEDGKPEVRIRKGRNSKKPTKRHLSLRRFQKALGVAPSLEASGDKRRTKVVGGSDLCRKALWQWVYTILEPKQCRSKNEITQTLSEKLLTEKAAGRPIKLVRMKIAAIGARLLFRELVKAMTNDQ